In the genome of Stegostoma tigrinum isolate sSteTig4 chromosome 31, sSteTig4.hap1, whole genome shotgun sequence, the window CTCACTGGTTCATTGGTTTGCTTTGTCTGAAGTGTTTCTTAACTTTATACTTGACCAAGTATGAGCTGTAATGCAGTAAACTGATGACACCCTTTTTGTCACAAATAGTAACATTTAAATTTTCTAATAATGGATGCATTATATGCTGAAGATATCATTGAAGACTTTTTCCAGGTAAATGATTCAGGCACGGTAGGCCCTTGCTCACTGTTTCATTTGAACACATTTCATTTTGAGGTAGCAAAACCGTTTGTGTTGCGTCTTTGTGGGTGTCACTTTACAATATAGAATAATGTAAATTCCTTCCAAATGCTGTACCATGGACACATTTCTGAATAGATCCAGGCACACATGCTAGAAAAATTTCAAATTTGAATTTTCTTCTTGAATATTTCTTTGCCAACTTTTTCAGTTATAGgaaaaataaataacatttgGTTTAATATAACTAAGGAAAAATACTTTATCACCTTACTTCTCGCTCCTGCAGCTGCGTATAAATACCCTTCTCCTTCTTCACTAACAGGCACTTCCCTCTTTCATGCGTTAACTACTGTTAGTCCTGTCTCCAGGACGTTGGTGCTTTTGCATTGCTTCTTTCCTCTCACAATGGACATTGCTTTGCAGTTGTAAGAAATATTTGAAAAGTCTTGTCTTCATTGCATGAGAGTATGACTTTTCTCAGAAACAATAATGTCACTTTGGAGGTTCCTCAAGATCCTCTCACCAAATCCTCTGAGTCAATAGACCTTGAATTGTTGATATATGACTCAAATGGGAAAATATGCACATTTGGTATGTATATCAACATTACTGGTGCCTTGGACTGAAGATGCTGCTACATGCTGCTGCTAGGACTTGTTTTCACGCTTCTTTAGTGAGAATAAAGTAACATGTTACATCTGTTATGAAACAGCATTTTGTGATTGCAGCAAGCACAGGCTCAGTGACTACCAGTTGCATTTAGACTTTCAACTGTATCTGCTGGTATTTTTGCTATACTGTGCTATATGTTTTCTAAAATCTGttagaaataaataaaagaaaaataattcatgATTTCTTTCGTACTTCTGACATATTTGACAGgggaaaaactttttttttaaaccagtgcCAAGATGACACACACTTGCATTGTGATACGTTGCCAACTCAACAGGGACAATTGAGGTGATCACCGATCTAGACAATAGCATTCTGTACAAAGTTACTTTTAAAGTAAAATTGTTCTGACCAAAattctccttttttttttaatgttatgaATAGGAGGCAAAGCCTTCCAGCCAAACAGGAGAGAAGAAGGATGGGGAATACATTAAGTTAAAAGTTATAGGCCAGGTGAGTGTCATTTCCTTGAATAACTTGTCTTATTTAATTCTGCTGAAGGCTGTTCAATTTGCTGCGCTGCAGCTAAGGAAAAGTTTAAAAACTACAAAATAAATTTTTTTTGCAGGATAACAGTGAGATCCATTTCAAAGTGAAAATGACCACGCAACTAAGAAAGCTGAAGGAGTCCTACTGTCAGCGACAGGTGAGAACCGAGAGGGTTGTCCTGTTTATCTGCCAGCATGAAAAACAATTTCAAGCAGCTTTGCGGTCATGTTAGAGTACTCAATGCCATCTACAAAGAGGTCTTCCCCTGTTTTATTGGGGATCTGGGTGGACAGCGCTGTATGCGTGTGTTCCCTGCAACCAGCGACTGTACAAATTTACCAGGTACCAGATCACGTGCACATTCTGTGGCCTGAAAGAAAGTGTTTCACTTTTTATGTTCAGTGCATCTGTTTTCAACCATGGTTTAGCCCTTTTGAAGGTACTGCTGTTGAAATTTTGTTTGCACACGCCCCGGATGCATGAGCACATAGCGTAAGGAGGAGTGGACAAGTCTTCGGACTGTCTCCTGATTTTGCATCTGAGCCTGGTCAAGATGGCCATTAATAGGCCCGGGCAGCAGGCCATAGAGGGGTTTGTCAGTTCTGCCTGTCTGCCCCCTTTCGCCATTATGATTGCCCTCTGTCCTTGGAACGGAAGCACATGGTGCACACCGGTACTATGGAGGCCTTTTGTGACCGATGGCCACCGTAGATGCTATAGTGTCTTAGCCTGAATAATGGTATTCTGAAATAGACTTTTGGGTTTCCATAGTGTAAGGTTTGATTTtgtgttagtttttttttgttttggtgcTCCAGGAAGAGGATTGTGTCATTTTCCCTTCGTGTTGATTTGGATCGCTTGAAAGAGCCAAAGtgactttgatttttgtttcttccttaaacctcacatttgtcccTGTCCCAGAAGTGTGTGTTGGCGTTGGTGGAATggaaactttatttttatttgcaatgGGCGGAGGAacatttccctctgactattagacCATTGCTGCCCCTGTCCCAGGAGCATTCAGTGAGGATGGAGTTGAAAGGAGTTTGATTACGTCAAGGAATGTTAATGCTACATTTTGATTCCTTATTCTCCATACCCCAGTAATGGTTGGTGGAGACAGAGTTaagaaaacattttgtttgttagtttgttttctctttttttttctccccgaAGAGTGGCTGGAACTTTGTTTCAGTTTGAGAGTTGGGGAATCTTTTACTTTTCTGTTTTAAGAGAACAGTGTGAGCTTTACTGCGCACTTAACCCAGTATTGTCCCTGTCCCAGAGTGTCTGACTGGGGTGCTTGACTTTTTGTTTGCATCTTTCATTTAAGAGTAgaaggttgctttttggactggagaaccgtgaccagtggtgtgccacaaagatcggtgctgggcccactgcttttcataATTTGTATCAACAATTTTGATGTTAGaacatggttaataagtttgtagatgacaccaaaataggcggTGTaggggatggtgaagaaggttacctgagaGAACAagtggatcttgatcagatgggccaatggacagAGGAGTGctcgagtttaatttagataaatgtgaggtgttgaattttggtaaggcaaaccaggccaggacttgtacagttaacgGTAGGGCCCTGGGCAGTATTGTCGAgcaaagagacctagggatgcaggtgcctagctccttgaaaatggagtcacaggtagacgtggtggtgaagaaggcattgagTTATAGTGACAGGCTGAATAGGTGAGAGCTTTTTTCCTGCAGCTTTGAAGGCTGAGCGgagaccttgtagaagtttatgaaatGTTGCAGGGCATGGATGgcataaatagacaaggtctttttcctagggtggggggagtcaaaaatgagagggcataggtttaaggtgagagggagaagatacagaaggacgtgaggagtaactttttcacactggGGCTGTCTGTATGGAAAGAGCTACCAGAGGATGTTGTAGAGACAGATGCAATTGcagcattttaaaaggcatctaaatgggtatatgaataggaagggtttagagggtaataggccaaatgctggcaaatggaacaaagCCACATTGGATTGTCAGGTTTGCATAcacgagttgaaccaaagggtctgtttccagactGACTGTGTAACAACAGCTTTTCTTCTAGCTCCTCCAAGCATTTTTCTGTGGATGTCGTGGGTACGAAAGCCTCCACTGACTTTAGCCAAGCCAAATGTTTTGAGgcaacaaaatgaaacatttcctGTGCCCCCGTGCTGGACCATTGTCTTTGAAGCTTACTTCAACTAACATGATCTCATAGGATTACTGCACAATTGTTTATTCTATGTATAGCAGTATTCTAAAATTCTTTGCTGCATAGATATAAAGGAAAGAAAAGGGCTAGgactttcaaacatttcttatgaCACTTAGTAGAAAGCCTATGCTTTTGAACCAATTATGAACTGTTGAAATAGCCACTTGCGTAATTTAAGGGACTGTGACAATCAATTTTTGTATTATAAGGCCCTGAAAATAGCAGTGAGGTACATATTTTAGTCATGTTTGTAGATGGAAAAGTATTGGCTTGGAAACTGGCTGGTGATTGGGACCTGTCATGCTGGCTGGAGACCAGGGGAAGGTTTGCTGCATTAAGTGCCTATCAAACATTCAGGTTGTTAGCCCAGGCCTTGCGAACTTCAGGCAACCAAAACCAGTAGCTGCTAGGTATTGTCAGTTCCACCAGCCAGTCAGAGCTGGTACTCCACCCACAAGAAGACTTGGATCAGAGAGGGATGCAGATGTCAGGTGAGGGAGAATGTCGAgtgcttttgatttgatttattattgtcacatgtactgaggtacagtgaaaagttttctttttgttttgcatacagtaTACActgatcataacatacaaagtgcattatgGTAATAGAACAGACTGAAAAATAGAAAGTGCATAGAGTGTGCAATCAACATCAAATTTAACATTTGAGAAGCCAATTTTGAAGTCTAAaagcagtggggaagaagctgttctctaATCTGTTCATATGTACAAACTTTTATAACTTGTGCCTGATGGAAAAGTGTATAACTCGGGTAGGAGGAGTctttggttgctttcctgatgcaGCATCTagctggagtcaatggatggaagccTGGTTTGACTGGGCTGTGTTATGACCTCTGTATTTTTTTGCAATCATGAGAAGAGCAGTTGTCAAACCATACTGATATATCCAGATAGATGCATTATATAAAGCATTCTGTAAAAATTTGTATGAGTCCTTATGGGCATATTGAATTTCCTTTTGTCTCTATTTCCTCAGACGACTTTTTATGCTTTCTTGAACATTAGTCGACATGGGtggatcaggacagattgttggtgatcgtcaCTCCCAAGAACTTGctgctctcgaccatctccacttcagcactATTGATGGAGACAGGGGTGTGCCCTACACTCTACtgtctgaagtcaatgaccagctccttcattttgctgatgttggagaGGCTGTTATCTTTGTACCATGccgctaagcactcaatctcttccTTGTATTTGTCTTGTTTGCGATCTGCCCTACAACAATGGCGTtggtggaatttggccacacagtcacgATTGAGTGCGCAGCCTTTTTGGGGAGCAGTgttgggggttagggtggagaaggtgttgtcacctattcttactgattgcagtctaagTCAGAGAGCCAAGGATCCAGTTGCCGACAGGGGAGCCAAGTCCTCCTACtcggagtttagagatgagtcTGTTgggaataatggtgttgaaagCAGAACTATAGTCAATAAGTgggagtctgatgtaggtatcctttaTCCAGATATTCCAAGGATGAGTGTAGGGGCAGAGGGCTGGTATTTGCTGAGGGCGTGTTGCACCAGTAGATGAATTGCAAAGGGCCAAGGCACTTTTgataggctggagttgatgtgacccatgacaaATCTTTTGAAAGTACTTCATAATTAGGGAGGTCAGAGCCACCGAGTGGTAGACATTGAGGCAAGCTGCATGATTTTTGTTTGgcacagggatgatggtggttgGAAGAAAAGACAAGGCATAGCTCACATTGGTGCCCTTTCTCAGTCAGGCATTGACTGCCTCTGAGTGAAGGAGTACCAAGTTGtttgggagggtgaactgtgacgaggatgcagagatccttcaacaTGATCTGGACATGTCGGGTGAATGGGCAAGTCATtggtagatgcagtataatttggataaatgtaataTTATTCActttttggaagcaaaaacaaggtggCAGGTTACTGCCTGAATGGCTGGCAATTGGGAGAGAGGAAGGGTGCAGTGAGACCTGGATGTCCTtctgcaccagtcgctgaaggtaagcatataGGCGCAGCAGATGGTAAAAATGACAGATAGTATATTGGCCTTCACTGCAAGAGGCCTCAagcacaggagcagagatgtgttgttgcaattgtacagggccttagtgaga includes:
- the sumo1 gene encoding small ubiquitin-related modifier 1 isoform X1, whose amino-acid sequence is MSDQEAKPSSQTGEKKDGEYIKLKVIGQDNSEIHFKVKMTTQLRKLKESYCQRQGVPPNSLRFLFEGQRITDHQTPKELGMEDEDVVEVYQEQTGGWLRA
- the sumo1 gene encoding small ubiquitin-related modifier 1 isoform X2, with translation MSDQEAKPSSQTGEKKDGEYIKLKVIGQDNSEIHFKVKMTTQLRKLKESYCQRQGVPPNSLRFLFEGQRITDHQTPKEGVLEELSNEFSAFFVIGTQE